A stretch of Episyrphus balteatus chromosome 2, idEpiBalt1.1, whole genome shotgun sequence DNA encodes these proteins:
- the LOC129908186 gene encoding odorant receptor 2a-like, producing MELETSSSIISKYSTNRAVTLHTYEAFKYHWFVWQFCGLKYPKNHNWKLLYTVYAIILNATVTLFFPLTLIVNCFLSENFTELCENLYITITDVICNLKFLNVFIVRKKLLAVKDILDRLDTRAKTDDEIHALRMGIRSAHKCFCIFAIMFGCAIITSQLVVYLSSERTLMYPAWLPLNWKTSYRDFLIAHSYQVYGLTVQAIQDLGNDTYPQAYLRILCAHIEALSLRISKLGNKKGMNSKEVNKELIECIKDHQIIIELHKTIQQIISTACLAQFMCTGLAQCTIGVYMLYVGLDFSKLLNIVIFFTAVTFEIFILCHFGDQLCQRAEQLTVAIYSCNWMDQNKKFKQALLLLLKRSQRPLVIMAGDLIPLKLPTFVRVMKTAYSTFAVLSEVK from the exons atggaACTAGAAACGTCGTcatcaataatttcaaaatattctacCAACAGAGCCGTTACTCTTCATACATACGAAGCTTTTAAGTATCATTGGTTTGTTTGGCAGTTTTGTGGATTAAAATATCCGAAAAATCACAATTGGAAGTTACTTTACACTGTTTATGCAATTATTCTTAATGCAACCGTAACTTTGTTTTTCCCACTCACACTTATTGTAAATTGCTTTCTTTCGGAAAATTTTACAGAGCTTTGTGAAAATCTGTATATTACAATAACAGACGTTATttgtaatttgaaatttttgaacgtTTTCATAGTGCGTAAAAAACTACTTGCTGTAAAGGACATTCTAGATAGATTGGACACTCGGGCTAAAACTGATGATGAAATACATGCCTTGCGAATGGGCATAAGATCAGCTCATaagtgtttttgcatttttgctATAATGTTTGGATGTGCTATTATCACTAGTCAATTGGTTGTGTATTTATCGAGTGAGCGGACTCTAATGTATCCTGCTTGGCTTCCACTGAATTGGAAAACTTCTTATCGTGATTTTTTAATTGCACATTCGTATCAAGTTTATGGGTTAACAGTGCAGGCAATTCAAGACTTGGGCAATGATACATATCCACAGGCATACTTGAGAATTCTTTGTGCTCATATCGAGGCTTTGTCGTTAAGGATTTCAAAATTGGGTAATAAGAAAGGAATGAATTCGAAGGAAGTCAACAAGGAGCTAATTGAATGCATTAAAGATCATCAGATCATTATTGA GTTGCACAAAActatacaacaaataatttcaaCAGCTTGTTTGGCTCAATTTATGTGCACTGGACTAGCTCAATGTACAATAGGTGTTTACATGCTCTACGTCGGATTGGACTTTTCGaaacttttaaatattgttatatTCTTTACTGCTGtaacttttgagatttttattttgtgtcatTTTGGTGATCAACTTTGCCAAAGAGCCGAACAATTGACTGTAGCTATTTATTCTTGTAATTGGATGGATCAGAATAAGAAATTTAAACAGGCACTTTTGTTGCTTTTGAAGCGATCGCAGAGACCACTTGTTATAATGGCTGGTGATTTGATACCACTTAAATTGCCAACTTTTGTTCGG GTCATGAAGACAGCTTACTCGACATTTGCTGTACTAAgtgaagttaaataa
- the LOC129911703 gene encoding putative G-protein coupled receptor F59B2.13, whose amino-acid sequence MVTQEDVVYVRQIVQGILVPCVFVIGLLGNSVSIVVLTSKRMRSSTNVYLTALAITDIIYLTMVMLLSLQHYETVHLHYEIYWKFYGLVIWLTDGCAYLSIYIAVCFTTERFIVIRYPLKGKTVCTISLAKKVIAGVAVFCLLSTISTAFEHKAGSVQKLMDNNGKWCDEEKLSKLSLTIVNSTQIQENIPNNEAQFEKEFDSIHMLAESWQNDSSRMDVKNIENYECHNVTYYQNGPSSLGQNQTYINYFFILTSTIFVFIPLGILATFNFFLIVLVRRSKHRRGEMTNASCRRSTRKSSNNVSQENRITVTLIAVVILFIICQLPWAIYLIVPEIIKIDENLRSIIGNIFNFLAAINAACNFFLYCVLSDKYRKTVKELIVGYKYKRRNMSISTTYVPSTRRYRPASQMKKTNP is encoded by the exons ATGGTAACTCAAGAGGATGTTGTTTATGTGCGTCAAATAGTGCAAGGCATTTTGGTGCCTTGCGTCTTTGTGATAGGACTTTTGGGAAACTCAGTCAGCATAGTCGTTTTAACgag CAAACGAATGCGAAGCTCAACAAATGTTTATTTGACTGCTTTAGCCATAACCGATATCATTTATTTGACAATGGTTATGTTGTTATCTCTGCAGCATTATGAGACTGTTCATTTACATTATgaaatttattggaaattttatGGCCTTGTTATTTGGTTAACAGATGGATGTG CATATCTTTCAATATACATTGCAgtatgttttacaacagaacgtTTTATTGTGATTCGTTATCCTTTAAAGGGAAAGACAGTATGCACAATATCTTTAGCAAAGAAAGTCATTGCAG gtgTTGCAGTTTTTTGTCTTCTATCAACTATTTCAACAGCATTTGAACATAAGGCCGGGAGTGTACAAAAACTCATGGATAATAATGGAAAATGGTGTGATGAAGAAAAATTATCTAAATTATCATTGACGATTGTAAATAGCACACAAATTCAAG aaaacatTCCAAACAATGAAGCTCAATTCGAAAAAGAATTCGACTCAATTCATATGTTGGCTGAATCATGGCAAAATGACAGTAGCAGAATGGATGTAAAAAACATCGAAAATTACGAATGCCATAAT GTAACATATTATCAAAACGGTCCATCAAGTCTTGGTCAAAATCAAACCTACATCAATTACTTTTTCATCCTAACAtcgacaatttttgttttcatcccATTGGGCATTTTGgcaacttttaacttttttctaattgTCCTGGTGCGTAGATCTAAGCATCGTCGTGGAGAAATGACAAATGCAAGTTGTCGTCGATCAACA cgCAAAAGTTCGAATAATGTATCTCAAGAAAATCGTATAACAGTAACCCTGATTGCAGTTGTGATACTCTTTATTATTTGTCAATTACCATGGGCAATCTATCTGATAGTACCtgaaataatcaaaatcgatGAGAATCTAAGATCAATTATTGgaaatattttcaactttttagcTGCCATTAATGCCGCATGTAATTTCTTTCTATATTGCGTTTTGTCGGATAAATATCGAAAGACTGTGAAAGAATTGATTGTAGgttataaatataaaagaagaaatatgAGTATAAGTACGACTTATGTGCCAAGTACTAGGAGGTATCGGCCAGCctcacaaatgaaaaaaactaatcCTTGA